One window of the Anoplolepis gracilipes chromosome 9, ASM4749672v1, whole genome shotgun sequence genome contains the following:
- the Dab gene encoding uncharacterized protein Dab, translating to MQNLRKKNSPCKFKNDPTRFLGEGVSFKAKLIGILEVSEARGDRMCQAALADLKMAIRAAGEHKQRIAVQVSIDGLRLRDEKTGDCLYHHPVHKISFIAQDMSDSRAFGYIFGSPDTGHRFFGIKTDKAASQVVIAMRDLFQVVFELKKKEIELAKQHIEQNAINAIKFHTGGIFVEPAPDTKGAASTESSFHRIRSTSSEVDKPADRKNESQSGVIADLLDLQFELNSLQQGIHQMDKITPENPVPSDDLFESDPFGDSFANMKLQDTVRPILPPPPSSTKRGHLERQHTVPVPPVSTTSSPATTLVSKTPPPQSTVHWFDKDTENLFNEGDNLELTNLNKNSTTKKDQEDSSAETTPRNTQTKSPQIDVFTELDPLGTGLIKPYVDKKDFFQHLKNPPKKVLKDLVSTNSTESFPTNFNVTTSVDSLESTKTQNESRDSENSNFANFDQFDENEANQSSQQRIDSPPKKETAARSIHHQPLSVSLPPEETTSSKGTVVSTTSGGSSILRSMDRDSTESTQALVKLPSPKKYLQSMRKKDFDIDLPAGKSHSVESSKQFPVDFSVTNESPASPLRSCSSDANSRLSSSSAELDLVPEPPPRGAGSILINPPPLPPKKQSVRGGTRPPPRPPHTDGHFQYDFPQRETSSPSPTRIVRDKNKSPPRDTKGHQFDDNFNPDPPQMSAKSDFMATTTTASAFEDSFSTMIPCTTSLSSASLTGSITSVMNSKKTKPSLDITLSQLTSSWTNLDELASSLGMTVQELTSLTLTQLTQCLASLSTKETVADDTETADPAVTTMKEQPVSSKPAISSLSSLTSKSLETTGSSSTSFTCSELFKSNYESEPKQDSTYDKYAVFRELLEMEQIEQKEEKDVIEMEEASNESEQVDEEKIQSEARVSESTSDSITSLTSLTVKLSSSKNENLLKEELSAKLDETMINSLASLTEQKEKLVETEDKDIEKENEVVADADITSDSSTVQQTEIDVEDDTEKTQTNMEAEEKMDNSEKGSDANGTSSDKVGSDILNEETNGSSVAERSSEVKSSTSTSSDRYAALREIIGEPEPLPIRKDDEETMNSAGTSPVIQSQQPKSLAEIELLNLFSDNLPPPSSPNISTKKDSIDLKAVAMDIFEEIKMLNTGMHSDKDIKAPSSSGFEDMFCPFSETTRSDKDDSKEDGNWAKFDTGIFGSSDKSSCEGQRSIGGTSPWSPDGKDFHREVPFKGTGGYRHSGDSDNEWKDEEESEESNGRGRGDGRFWSGRHARFDAPGFEDRSFYEDGEKRDRSFRERMGRKSRGAPWTKSGGSHRPRDPSPWHEEGQWEDEGPRRYPHRKVQPYKDEEDQYEVHWKCRPKPPPQRCNWSHDVHGSYYDDERKRKLMLWNEEDRFGSQESMGYDEEDRWSRRRYERRRWEEDSRFWSRRGPPDADYPMREAYYYYRESRERPHDYPSSWDEEYGSERPGDDSPRYNPAGRKRHWPKRPNSANDGRNSDMLYPDTRKFGGASRSECSDNDSDPYLRPSQRSRSRESYWGSDQEYDSWVERPYWSEGPDSKSETMHRKRIARHKTRQTQKTQSPFEDDFAQSVEHVEPSGTGPGAVEPLAPMDTRVRLEMTEQKREPPPPVSPSGIRGPKDHPRRDIGVREYGKRSSYFEDDLTPTASASSDASDRPRLSSDFKATPEELPCDASKDPQQPVDGFVSEDSGRDSFFNGDLRFDDDAFVFKSELDDNVPDHRATTLPLKNSRQGKYGPGNNNNNNKAARGDQYIRKSESVNIFARESDPFDGDDFFN from the exons ATGCAGAACTTACGGAAAAAAAACAGTCCGTGCAAGT TCAAGAATGACCCAACCCGCTTTCTTGGGGAGGGCGTATCGTTCAAGGCGAAACTGATCGGTATTCTGGAGGTGTCGGAAGCGCGCGGTGACCGGATGTGCCAGGCGGCTTTGGCTGACCTGAAGATGGCGATTCGCGCCGCCGGTGAACACAAGCAACGAATCGCCGTTCAGGTCAGCATAGACGGGCTTCGTTTGAGGGATGAAAAAACGGGG GACTGTCTGTATCATCATCCGGtgcataaaatatcatttattgcTCAAGACATGAGTGACTCGAGAGCCTTCGGTTATATTTTCGGCTCACCGGATACCGGGCATCGGTTTTTCGGCATCAAGACCGATAAAGCGGCGAGTCAG GTGGTGATAGCGATGCGAGACCTATTCCAAGTAGTGTTTGAGCTGAAGAAGAAGGAAATCGAGTTGGCGAAACAGCATATAGAGCAGAATGCCATTAACGCGATTAAATTCCACACCGGTGGCATTTTCGTTGAGCCAGCTCCCGATACCAAG GGTGCAGCAAGTACCGAATCCTCGTTTCATCGAATTCGCTCGACTAGCTCCGAGGTCGACAAGCCTGCCGATCGCAAGAATGAGTCGCAGAGCGGTGTAATTGCGGATTTGCTGGATCTGCAATTTGAATTAAACTCGCTCCAGCAAGGTATCCATCAAATGGACAAAATCACACCAGAAAATCCCGTGCCGTCTGACGATCTATTCGAAAGCGATCCTTTCGGTGATTCTTTCGCAAACATGAAG CTTCAAGATACAGTTCGTCCGATTTTACCACCGCCACCCTCATCGACAAAAAGAGGACATTTAGAGCGACAACATACTGTTCCGGTACCGCCTGTATCAACTACTTCTAGTCCGGCAACAACATTAGTCAGTAAAACACCACCTCCGCAGAGTACAGTTCATTGGTTCGACAAGGATACCGAGAATCTCTTCAACGAAGGCGACAATCTTGAGCTGACAAACTTGAATAAGAATTCGACGACGAAAAAAGATCAGGAGGAC AGCTCGGCGGAGACTACGCCCCGGAACACTCAGACGAAGAGCCCGCAGATCGACGTATTCACAGAGCTAGATCCTTTAGGGACAGGTTTGATCAAGCCTTACGTGGACAAAAAGGACTTCTTTCAACATCTGAAGAACCCGCCGAAGAAAGTTCTCAAGGATCTAGTATCTACAAATTCGACCGAAAGCTTCCCAACGAACTTCAATGTCACAACCTCCGTGGATTCTCTGGAATCCACCAAGACGCAGAATGAATCGAGGGATAGCGAAAACAGCAATTTCGCCAACTTCGATCAATTCGACGAAAATGAGGCGAATCAATCTTCCCAGCAGAGAATCGATTCGCCGCCGAAAAAAGAGACAGCTGCAAGATCGATCCATCATCAGCCTCTTTCGGTATCTTTGCCGCCGGAAGAAACGACGTCATCTAAAGGAACGGTCGTATCTACAACTTCGGGAGGAAGCTCGATTCTCCGCAGCATGGACAGAGACTCCACAGAATCGACACAGGCGCTGGTGAAATTGCCGAGTCCGAAGAAGTATCTGCAATCCATGCGAAAGAAGGACTTCGACATCGATCTCCCAGCTGGCAAATCTCATTCCGTAGAGTCTAGCAAGCAGTTTCCGGTGGACTTTTCGGTGACGAATGAATCGCCGGCGTCGCCGCTTCGGTCTTGCTCGTCAGACGCGAACTCGCGGCTGTCTAGCTCGAGCGCGGAGTTGGATTTGGTGCCGGAACCGCCGCCCAGAGGTGCGGGTAGTATCCTTATCAATCCGCCACCGTTGCCGCCGAAAAAACAGAGCGTTCGCGGAGGCACGAGACCACCGCCTAGACCGCCCCACACGGACGGACATTTCCAATACGATTTTCCGCAACGCGAGACTTCCTCGCCCTCACCCACTAGAATCGTcagagacaaaaataaaagtccgCCGAGGGACACGAAAGGTCATCAGTTTGACGATAACTTCAATCCAGATCCTCCGCAGATGTCCGCCAAATCGGATTTTATGGCTACGACGACCACTGCCTCCGCTTTCGAGGACTCTTTCAGCACGATGATACCATGTACAACATCACTGTCGTCTGCGTCACTTACTGGCAGCATTACTTCGGTTATGAATTCTAAAAAAACGAAACCATCGCTCGATATTACGCTCAGCCAATTGACATCATCCTGGACGAATCTGGATGAGCTGGCCTCCAGTCTCGGCATGACAGTTCAGGAGCTGACAAGTTTGACTTTAACACAACTCACGCAATGCTTGGCGAGTCTGTCGACGAAAGAAACCGTTGCCGATGATACGGAAACTGCGGATCCGGCTGTGACGACTATGAAGGAACAACCAGTTTCGTCTAAGCCTGCGATTTCGTCCTTGTCATCGCTGACGTCGAAATCGCTCGAGACAACAGGCTCAAGTTCGACTTCTTTCACATGCTCAGAACTCTTCAAATCTAATTACGAATCGGAACCGAAGCAAGATTCTACGTACGATAAATACGCGGTTTTCAGAGAGCTGTTGGAAATGGAACAGATAGAACAGAAGGAGGAAAAAGATGTGATCGAGATGGAAGAAGCATCCAACGAAAGCGAACAAGTTGATGAAGAGAAGATCCAATCAGAAGCGCGAGTTAGCGAAAGCACTTCAGATTCAATAACTTCATTGACGAGTTTAACCGTCAAATTATCATCGTCAAAGAacgagaatttattaaaagaagaacTCTCGGCAAAACTGGACGAGACGATGATTAACTCCCTCGCAAGTTTGACGGAACAAAAAGAAAAGCTGGTAGAAACCGAAGATAAAGATATTGAGAAGGAAAACGAAGTAGTGGCGGATGCGGATATCACGTCCGATTCATCCACGGTTCAGCAGACGGAAATAGATGTCGAAGACGACACGGAGAAGACGCAAACCAACATGGAAGCGGAGGAAAAAATGGATAATTCCGAAAAAGGAAGCGATGCCAATGGCACGTCGTCTGATAAAGTCGGTTCAGACATCCTCAACGAAGAGACAAACGGTTCGTCCGTTGCTGAAAGATCCTCGGAAGTAAAATCCTCGACGTCGACGTCAAGCGACAGATATGCCGCATTACGTGAGATTATCGGCGAACCAGAACCGTTACCGATTAGAAAAGACGATGAGGAAACGATGAACTCTGCCGGGACGTCACCAGTGATACAGTCTCAACAGCCGAAGAGTCTAGCCGAAATAGAACTGCTAAATCTATTCTCTGATAATCTCCCGCCACCATCGAGCCCGAATATTTCGACTAAGAAAGATTCGATTGATTTAAAGGCCGTGGCGATGGATATCTTTGAGGAAATAAAGATGCTGAATACTGGTATGCATAGCGATAAGGATATCAAGGCACCTTCATCCTCAGGATTCGAGGACATGTTCTGTCCGTTCTCGGAGACGACGCGATCGGACAAGGACGACAGCAAGGAGGACGGCAATTGGGCCAAGTTTGACACGGGCATCTTTGGTTCGTCTGATAAATCGTCCTGCGAAGGGCAACGATCGATAGGCGGCACTTCACCGTGGTCTCCAGACGGCAAGGACTTTCACAGGGAAGTACCGTTCAAGGGTACCGGCGGATATCGGCATTCGGGAGACAGTGATAACGAATGGAAAGACGAGGAAGAGAGCGAGGAAAGCAACGGTAGAGGACGCGGAGACGGCAGGTTCTGGTCCGGACGGCATGCGAGATTTGACGCACCAGGTTTTGAGGATAGATCATTTTACGAGGACGGGGAAAAGCGAGACCGCAGCTTCCGCGAGAGGATGGGCAGAAAGTCGCGCGGAGCACCGTGGACCAAAAGTGGGGGCAGTCACCGGCCGCGCGATCCGTCACCTTGGCACGAGGAAGGTCAGTGGGAGGACGAAGGTCCGAGACGGTATCCACATCGAAAGGTACAGCCTTATAAGGACGAAGAAGATCAATACGAGGTGCACTGGAAATGTCGGCCAAAACCGCCGCCGCAACGGTGCAACTGGAGTCACGATGTCCACGGCTCGTATTACGACGACGAGCGCAAGCGGAAACTGATGCTGTGGAACGAGGAGGATCGGTTCGGCAGTCAAGAGAGTATGGGCTACGACGAGGAAGATCGATGGAGCAGAAGAAGGTACGAGAGAAGACGATGGGAGGAGGACAGTAGATTCTGGAGCAGAAGAGGGCCTCCCGACGCCGATTATCCTATGAGAGaagcgtattattattatcgtgaaAGCAGAGAAAGACCTCACGATTACCCTTCGTCCTGGGACGAAGAATACGGTTCCGAACGTCCAGGTGACGACTCGCCAAGGTATAATCCAGCTGGCAGAAAGAGACACTGGCCGAAGAGGCCCAACAGCGCAAACGACGGTCGCAACAGCGACATGCTATATCCAGATACGCGCAAATTTGGTGGCGCTTCCAGGTCTGAATGCAGCGATAACGATTCTGATCCATATTTACGGCCCTCGCAGCGATCCAGGAGTCGCGAGAGCTACTGGGGTAGCGACCAGGAATACGATAGCTGGGTGGAGCGACCGTACTGGTCGGAGGGTCCCGATTCGAAGAGCGAGACGATGCATCGCAAGCGGATAGCCAGGCATAAAACGCGACAGACTCAGAAGACACAGAGCCCGTTCGAGGACGATTTCGCGCAGAGCGTCGAACACGTCGAGCCGTCCGGTACCGGTCCGGGCGCGGTAGAACCGTTGGCACCGATGGACACACGCGTACGACTGGAGATGACCGAGCAGAAGCGAGAACCACCGCCCCCCGTGAGTCCTTCCGGCATCAGAGGCCCCAAGGATCACCCGAGACGGGATATTGGTGTCCGGGAATACGGCAAACGGTCGAGCTATTTCGAAGACGATCTCACGCCCACGGCCAGCGCGTCCAGCGACGCGTCTGACCGACCGAGATTGTCGTCCGATTTCAAGGCCACACCGGAGGAGCTGCCGTGCGACGCCAGCAAAGATCCGCAGCAGCCCGTCGACGGCTTCGTCTCCGAGGACAGCGGTCGCGATTCTTTCTTCAACGGCGATCTGAGATTCGACGACGACGCGTTTGTTTTCAAGTCCGAGCTGGATGACAATGTGCCGGATCATCGCGCCACTACGTTGCCGCTAAAGAATTCTAGGCAGGGAAAATACGGACCGgggaataataacaataataataaggcTGCTAGGGGTGATCAGTATATACGAAAATCGGAGTCGGTGAATATCTTTGCGAGAGAGAGCGATCCGTTCGACGGCGATGATTTCTTCAACTGA
- the Cue gene encoding protein cueball isoform X1: MIFTEMRHFLPSIFLSCILVVTVHARSWDLAVVIGSEIDFFARNGTLTGHANIAEAVALTGVTYDDTTRTMYLSDVRNNVSIFSNVLTEKDFNSTPLLKKENGMHIMGVVFDTLSHTLFWSDALKEIIATMYVPLDGKPSNPVILHNLTGNSPRGIALDACSRHIYWVNSNTTNPSIERSKLDGSDRKIVIKENLYEPLAVAVDHAERKLYWIDDVEGIHFKIERSNLDGSERELLVHNKHQQPVYLAVDSESFYWSDWVYSAVWTMPKNAKAGDLPTKFKSYYDSRRDADPAGIVTRDNTGKIDCLSILSIINKRTNVSRLVSRAETFNNLTTSTEESDLTTESSKYCLNGKLNKTDDMCRCKPGFTGPFCEISICHNYCLHGKCIINHHGLPECECSGTFSGVRCEKDVCHDYCLFDGKCSVQNGRPFCNCKYSSMGSRCEEPNNITEICPIYCANNRSELSSISIMLCRCTNSNQTAERITFNDNFQSGILLPMFAALIAALLVMIAGLSFYVNKLRRRPRIKRHYVVSKGVMPLTSRPEIPDNQCEITIENCCNMNICETPCFEPKLRTGVPRSNSIKKEEKNSLLDNMEGNSC; this comes from the exons ATGATCTTCACCGAGATGCGACACTTTCTGCCAAGCATTTTCTTGTCATGCATCCTCGTGGTTACGGTGCACGCCAGGTCCTGGG ATTTGGCCGTGGTGATCGGCAGCGAAATCGACTTTTTCGCGCGGAACGGTACGCTCACGGGTCACGCTAACATCGCGGAAGCCGTCGCCCTGACCGGAGTAACATACGACGATACCACTCGAACGATGTATTTGTCTGATGTAAGAAACAACGTGTCCATATTTAGTAATGTTCTTACGGAGAAGGATTTCAATTCCACACCCTTGCTCAAGA AAGAGAACGGAATGCACATTATGGGGGTGGTTTTCGACACCTTGTCGCACACTTTATTTTGGAGCGATGCCTTGAAGGAGATCATCGCCACGATGTACGTGCCGTTAGACGGCAAACCCAGTAATCCTGTCATCTTGCACAATCTCACTGGGAACAGTCCACGTGGCATTGCTCTCGACGCATGTTCCAG ACACATATACTGGGTGAATAGTAATACTACGAACCCCAGTATCGAGCGTTCTAAGCTCGACGGGAGCGATCGGAAAATCGTCATCAAGGAAAACTTGTACGAGCCCCTGGCGGTAGCAGTCGATCATGCGGAACGGAAGTTATATTGGATCGATGATGTTGAGGGGATTCATTTCAAGATCGAACGCAGCAACTTGGACGGCAGCGAGCGGGAGTTGTTGGTCCACAACAAGCATCAGCAGCCCGTCTATCTGGCGGTGGACAGCGAGTCATTCTACTGGTCCGATTGGGTTTACAGTGCGGTCTGGACCATGCCGAAGAACGCGAAAGCCGGAGATTTGCCGACCAAATTCAAATCCTACTACGATTCTAGAAGAGATGCCGATCCGGCCGGCATTGTTACGCGTGACAACACCGGCAAGATTGATTGTCTAAGcatattatcgataataaataagagGACGAACGTGTCGAGGCTTGTTTCACGTGCCGAgacattcaataatttaactaCTAGCACGGAGGAATCGGATTTGACCACCGAGAGCTCCAAATACTGCCTAAACGGCAAACTAAATAAGACAGATGACATGTGCCGATGCAAACCAGG GTTTACTGGACCTTTCTGTGAAATTTCGATTTGTCACAATTACTGCCTTCATGGTAAATGCATTATAAATCATCACGGACTTCCCGAGTGCGAGTGTTCGGGCACGTTTAGCGGCGTCCGATGTGAAAAGGATGTTTGTCACGATTACTGTCTATTCGACGGTAAATGTTCCGTCCAAAATGGAAGGCCGTTCTGTAACTGTAAATATTCTTCGATGGGATCTCGATGCGAAGAGCCGAATAACATCACGGAAATTTGCCCAATCTACTGCGCGAACAATCGCAGCGAACTATCTAGCATCAGCATAATGTTGTGCAG GTGCACGAACTCGAATCAAACGGCCGAGAGAATTACATTTAACGACAATTTCCAAAGTGGCATCTTGTTACCGATGTTTGCAGCCCTTATTGCTGCGCTTCTTGTAATGATCGCCGGGCTTAGTttctatgtaaataaattacgaaGACGACCGCGAATCAAGAGGCATTATGTGGTCAGTAAAGGCGTGATGCCGCTCACATCTCGACCAGAAATACCGGACAATCAGTGCGAAATTACCATAGAAAATTGCTGCAATATGAATATCTGCGAAACT CCGTGTTTCGAACCGAAATTACGAACGGGAGTGCCAAGAAGCAATAGTAtcaaaaaagaagagaagaattCCTTATTGGATAATATGGAGGGTAATTCGTGCTAG
- the Cue gene encoding protein cueball isoform X2 — MYLSDVRNNVSIFSNVLTEKDFNSTPLLKKENGMHIMGVVFDTLSHTLFWSDALKEIIATMYVPLDGKPSNPVILHNLTGNSPRGIALDACSRHIYWVNSNTTNPSIERSKLDGSDRKIVIKENLYEPLAVAVDHAERKLYWIDDVEGIHFKIERSNLDGSERELLVHNKHQQPVYLAVDSESFYWSDWVYSAVWTMPKNAKAGDLPTKFKSYYDSRRDADPAGIVTRDNTGKIDCLSILSIINKRTNVSRLVSRAETFNNLTTSTEESDLTTESSKYCLNGKLNKTDDMCRCKPGFTGPFCEISICHNYCLHGKCIINHHGLPECECSGTFSGVRCEKDVCHDYCLFDGKCSVQNGRPFCNCKYSSMGSRCEEPNNITEICPIYCANNRSELSSISIMLCRCTNSNQTAERITFNDNFQSGILLPMFAALIAALLVMIAGLSFYVNKLRRRPRIKRHYVVSKGVMPLTSRPEIPDNQCEITIENCCNMNICETPCFEPKLRTGVPRSNSIKKEEKNSLLDNMEGNSC; from the exons ATGTATTTGTCTGATGTAAGAAACAACGTGTCCATATTTAGTAATGTTCTTACGGAGAAGGATTTCAATTCCACACCCTTGCTCAAGA AAGAGAACGGAATGCACATTATGGGGGTGGTTTTCGACACCTTGTCGCACACTTTATTTTGGAGCGATGCCTTGAAGGAGATCATCGCCACGATGTACGTGCCGTTAGACGGCAAACCCAGTAATCCTGTCATCTTGCACAATCTCACTGGGAACAGTCCACGTGGCATTGCTCTCGACGCATGTTCCAG ACACATATACTGGGTGAATAGTAATACTACGAACCCCAGTATCGAGCGTTCTAAGCTCGACGGGAGCGATCGGAAAATCGTCATCAAGGAAAACTTGTACGAGCCCCTGGCGGTAGCAGTCGATCATGCGGAACGGAAGTTATATTGGATCGATGATGTTGAGGGGATTCATTTCAAGATCGAACGCAGCAACTTGGACGGCAGCGAGCGGGAGTTGTTGGTCCACAACAAGCATCAGCAGCCCGTCTATCTGGCGGTGGACAGCGAGTCATTCTACTGGTCCGATTGGGTTTACAGTGCGGTCTGGACCATGCCGAAGAACGCGAAAGCCGGAGATTTGCCGACCAAATTCAAATCCTACTACGATTCTAGAAGAGATGCCGATCCGGCCGGCATTGTTACGCGTGACAACACCGGCAAGATTGATTGTCTAAGcatattatcgataataaataagagGACGAACGTGTCGAGGCTTGTTTCACGTGCCGAgacattcaataatttaactaCTAGCACGGAGGAATCGGATTTGACCACCGAGAGCTCCAAATACTGCCTAAACGGCAAACTAAATAAGACAGATGACATGTGCCGATGCAAACCAGG GTTTACTGGACCTTTCTGTGAAATTTCGATTTGTCACAATTACTGCCTTCATGGTAAATGCATTATAAATCATCACGGACTTCCCGAGTGCGAGTGTTCGGGCACGTTTAGCGGCGTCCGATGTGAAAAGGATGTTTGTCACGATTACTGTCTATTCGACGGTAAATGTTCCGTCCAAAATGGAAGGCCGTTCTGTAACTGTAAATATTCTTCGATGGGATCTCGATGCGAAGAGCCGAATAACATCACGGAAATTTGCCCAATCTACTGCGCGAACAATCGCAGCGAACTATCTAGCATCAGCATAATGTTGTGCAG GTGCACGAACTCGAATCAAACGGCCGAGAGAATTACATTTAACGACAATTTCCAAAGTGGCATCTTGTTACCGATGTTTGCAGCCCTTATTGCTGCGCTTCTTGTAATGATCGCCGGGCTTAGTttctatgtaaataaattacgaaGACGACCGCGAATCAAGAGGCATTATGTGGTCAGTAAAGGCGTGATGCCGCTCACATCTCGACCAGAAATACCGGACAATCAGTGCGAAATTACCATAGAAAATTGCTGCAATATGAATATCTGCGAAACT CCGTGTTTCGAACCGAAATTACGAACGGGAGTGCCAAGAAGCAATAGTAtcaaaaaagaagagaagaattCCTTATTGGATAATATGGAGGGTAATTCGTGCTAG
- the LOC140669832 gene encoding inositol-tetrakisphosphate 1-kinase, which produces MCDKYVIGYWVPEKKRQKFNWTDFEDVCESEGFQLKMIDVSSSLEKQGPLHVFLHKLTDTQSHAESGDKNAEDIVSRLQEYIAKHPDLIVIDPLDNIRNLRNRCKSYEFIQEGIQFKDIFTPNFVEIKSKNVHEIATILKKRNIKYPFVCKPLIAYGSSDAHKMMIIFNERDLKDCQLPCVAQDFINHNAILYKLFVVGDRFHVVERPSFKNFYQEDCNSLSTIFFDSHDISKSGSRSKWSILSEDDIPLTVKPNYQIFEKIVKNIQEIFRLILVGIDVVIENHTGKYAIIDVNVFPGYDGYPNFFEHLIDSIKKLLVERGLCRQNSKSCTLKKCQSDDLDSGFESDEKRKSIK; this is translated from the exons ATGTGCGACAAGTATGTCATCGGTTACTGGGTGCCCGAGAAAAAACGGCAGAAATTTAATTGGACCGATTTCGAGGATGTATGCGAGTCCGAGGGATTTCAGTTGAAAATG ATCGATGTGAGTTCAAGCCTTGAAAAGCAGGGACCATTACATGTTTTTCTACACAAACTGACAGATACGCAATCACATGCAGAAAGTggtgataaaaat GCTGAAGATATTGTTTCGCGATTGCAAGAGTATATTGCTAAACACCCAGATTTAATTGTTATCGATCCTCTGgacaatattagaaatttacgCAATCGATGTAAATCTTATGAATTTATACAAGAAGGCATTCAGTTTAAAG atatatttaCTCCTAACTTTGTAgaaatcaaaagtaaaaatgttcACGAAATAGcaacaatattgaaaaaacgcaatattaaatatccatTTGTTTGTAAGCCACTTATTGCATACGGTTCGAGCGACGCACATAAG aTGATGATCATCTTTAACGAAAGGGATTTGAAAGATTGTCAATTACCTTGCGTTGCTCaggattttataaatcataacgCCATTCTATATAAGTTATTCGTCGTGGGCGATCGTTTTCACGTGGTTGAGCGTCctagtttcaaaaatttctaccAAGAAGACTGTAATTCGTtaagtacaatattttttgattcaCATGATATATCGAAAAGTGGGAGTAGATCTAAATGGTCTATATTGTCTGAAGATGACATTCCTTTAACTGTAAAGCCAAATTACCAAATATTCGAAaagattgtgaaaaatattcaagaaatatttcGGCTTATATTAGTTGGAATAGATGTTGTGATCGAGAATCATACTGGAAAGTATGCGATAATAGATGTTAATGTATTTCCTGGTTATGACGGTTACCCAAATTTTTTTGAGCATTTAATagatagtattaaaaaattgttggtAGAACGAGGGCTGTGCAGACAAAACTCTAAAAGTTGTACATTGAAAAAGTGTCAAAGCGATGATCTAGATTCTGGTTTCGAAAGtgatgaaaagagaaaatccatcaaataa